From the genome of Eucalyptus grandis isolate ANBG69807.140 chromosome 2, ASM1654582v1, whole genome shotgun sequence, one region includes:
- the LOC104432658 gene encoding probable NAD(P)H dehydrogenase (quinone) FQR1-like 3, whose amino-acid sequence MSTVKIYIVYYSLYGHVEIMAREVQRGANTVQGVEATLWQVPETLSDVILQKMKAPAKADDVSEIRPEQLLEADGFIFGFPSRFGVMAAQCKAFFDATHEIWKTQALAGKPAGIFWSTGFHGGGQELTALTAVTQLAHHGMIYVPLGYTFGTGMFEMNEVKGGSCYGAGTYAADGSRQPTELELKQAFHQGKYVAEIARKLKRPNPQT is encoded by the exons ATGTCAACTGTGAAGATTTATATTGT GTACTACTCCTTATACGGGCATGTGGAGATTATGGCACGAGAAGTGCAGCGAGGAGCTAATACTGTTCAAGGTGTTGAAGCAACACTTTGGCAG GTACCCGAAACGCTCTCTGATGTGATACTGCAAAAGATGAAGGCCCCCGCTAAAGCAGATGATGTGTCAGAGATCAGGCCAGAACAGCTTTTGGAGGCTGATGGGTTCATATTTGGGTTTCCTTCTCGATTCGGTGTCATGGCTGCACAATGTAAGGCGTTCTTCGATGCCACTCATGAAATATGGAAGACTCAAGCACTAGCAGGCAAGCCTGCAGGAATCTTCTGGAGCACTGGTTTTCATGGAGGTGGCCAAGAGCTTACCGC ATTAACTGCTGTTACGCAACTAGCACATCATGGAATGATATATGTCCCTCTTGGATACACCTTTGGTACTGGCATGTTTGAGATGAACGAGGTCAAAGGCGGCTCTTGTTATGGTGCTGGAACGTATGCAGCTGATGGGTCACGGCAACCCACAGAACTGGAACTAAAGCAGGCTTTTCACCAGGGGAAGTATGTTGCTGAAATAGCTAGGAAGCTCAAACGCCCAAACCCCCAGACCTAA